Proteins from a single region of Streptomyces spectabilis:
- a CDS encoding aminotransferase class IV, protein MTGPRPAAPAAAPRPPAAVTRLDGSPAAPGDLAALALYNYGHFTTLRVERGRVRGLGLHLRRLADDCRTLFGTDPDTATGLTDGVRAALRRVARAHEAPLTVRVTVCATDTTLEGPGTAAPTALLSTRPAAAAAPPPLRLTAATYVRDLPEVKHTGLFGTLRLRADVRRRGFDDALLLDHDDHVLEGTTWNVCFWDGTRLLWPRGRALPGVTARLLRDAAAGAGVPVGDAPLTRAGLGSLRAAFATNAAFGVRPVACVDDVAFAGDPDVTALTATLTERYADVPGEPL, encoded by the coding sequence GTGACGGGCCCGCGCCCCGCCGCCCCGGCCGCCGCGCCCCGGCCGCCCGCGGCCGTCACCCGCCTCGACGGCAGCCCGGCGGCCCCCGGCGACCTGGCCGCCCTCGCCCTGTACAACTACGGCCACTTCACCACCCTGCGCGTCGAACGGGGCCGCGTCCGCGGGCTCGGCCTGCATCTGCGGCGCCTCGCCGACGACTGCCGCACGCTCTTCGGCACGGACCCGGACACCGCGACCGGCCTCACCGACGGCGTCCGGGCGGCGCTGCGGCGCGTCGCCCGCGCGCACGAGGCGCCCCTGACGGTGCGCGTGACCGTGTGCGCGACGGACACGACCCTCGAAGGACCCGGCACGGCCGCCCCGACCGCGCTGCTCAGCACGCGGCCCGCGGCCGCCGCCGCGCCGCCACCGCTGCGGCTGACCGCTGCCACGTACGTACGGGACCTGCCGGAGGTGAAGCACACCGGTCTGTTCGGCACGCTGCGCCTGCGCGCGGACGTCCGGCGGCGCGGCTTCGACGACGCCCTGCTGCTCGACCACGACGACCACGTCCTGGAGGGCACCACCTGGAACGTCTGCTTCTGGGACGGGACCCGGCTGCTGTGGCCCCGGGGCCGCGCGCTGCCGGGGGTGACCGCGCGCCTGCTGCGGGACGCCGCCGCGGGGGCGGGCGTACCGGTCGGTGACGCGCCCCTCACCCGGGCCGGACTCGGCTCGCTGCGCGCCGCGTTCGCGACCAACGCGGCCTTCGGGGTGCGCCCCGTGGCCTGTGTCGACGACGTGGCCTTCGCCGGGGACCCGGACGTCACCGCCCTGACCGCCACGCTCACCGAACGGTACGCCGACGTGCCCGGCGAACCCCTGTGA
- a CDS encoding cytochrome P450: MTTVEETETAWENLPFLDITDPAFVWDSAEVAEARERSWIAGTPLGLLVLRYAEAHSLSRDPRLVSGFREVVDLVGPSEGLVREFMRDFMQSLEGPDHRRLRGLVTHGFTSRRINALKPFIRATAERLADELAAAGGACEFVDAYADPLPAAVVCEMLGFPPEDHAVVGRWCKNTNLVLALGPDQSRVSEVEEGLAGMYGYFEKVVRKLKENPGDDLFSDILRAQREDDALDDRELRTLIATLLVAGYQTTSHQLGHAMVAFSEHPEQWALLRERPELAPQAVEEVLRWCPTTTVVATKAAAETFTFNDLLIPAGTPVWLCAHSAQRDPLVFEDGDRFDITVERKPGTLAFGGGTHFCLGAALARLEMAEALVALTARLDAPRVTGPITWRPSTGVSGPDALPLRFGAA, from the coding sequence ATGACGACCGTCGAAGAGACCGAGACAGCCTGGGAGAACCTGCCGTTCCTGGACATCACCGATCCGGCGTTCGTCTGGGACTCCGCCGAGGTCGCCGAGGCCAGGGAGCGCTCCTGGATCGCGGGCACCCCCCTCGGCCTGCTGGTGCTCCGCTACGCCGAGGCGCACAGCCTGTCCCGTGACCCGCGCCTGGTCTCCGGCTTCCGCGAGGTCGTCGACCTCGTCGGGCCCTCCGAAGGCCTGGTGCGCGAGTTCATGCGCGACTTCATGCAGAGCCTCGAAGGCCCCGACCACCGCCGACTGCGCGGCCTGGTCACGCACGGGTTCACCTCCCGCCGCATCAACGCCCTGAAGCCGTTCATCCGCGCCACCGCCGAGCGCCTCGCCGACGAACTCGCGGCCGCCGGGGGCGCGTGCGAGTTCGTGGACGCCTACGCCGATCCGCTGCCCGCCGCCGTGGTGTGCGAGATGCTCGGCTTCCCGCCGGAGGACCACGCCGTCGTCGGCCGCTGGTGCAAGAACACCAACCTGGTCCTCGCGCTCGGCCCCGACCAGAGCCGCGTGAGCGAGGTGGAAGAGGGCCTCGCGGGCATGTACGGCTACTTCGAGAAGGTCGTGCGGAAGCTCAAGGAGAACCCCGGAGACGACCTGTTCTCCGACATCCTGCGCGCCCAGCGGGAGGACGACGCGCTCGACGACCGCGAGCTGCGCACCCTGATCGCGACCCTGCTGGTCGCCGGGTACCAGACCACGAGCCACCAGCTCGGCCACGCCATGGTGGCGTTCTCCGAGCACCCCGAGCAGTGGGCGCTGCTGCGCGAGCGGCCCGAACTCGCGCCCCAGGCGGTCGAGGAGGTGCTGCGCTGGTGCCCGACCACGACCGTGGTCGCCACCAAGGCGGCGGCCGAGACCTTCACCTTCAACGACCTGCTCATCCCGGCCGGAACCCCGGTGTGGCTGTGCGCGCACTCCGCTCAGCGCGACCCGCTGGTGTTCGAGGACGGCGACCGCTTCGACATCACCGTCGAGCGCAAGCCGGGCACCCTGGCCTTCGGCGGCGGCACGCACTTCTGCCTGGGCGCGGCCCTCGCCCGCCTCGAAATGGCCGAGGCGCTCGTGGCGTTGACGGCCCGCCTCGACGCGCCCCGGGTGACCGGGCCGATCACCTGGCGGCCCTCGACCGGCGTGTCCGGGCCCGACGCACTGCCGCTGCGCTTCGGCGCCGCGTGA